Proteins from a single region of Pyrus communis chromosome 6, drPyrComm1.1, whole genome shotgun sequence:
- the LOC137737282 gene encoding uncharacterized protein, with product MVYGYPSPHLVSYEVGKAKLEVVEQGLLARNKLLSMLKSNLVVTQNRMKLQADKHKSEREFEVGDWVYLKLVPYQLQFLASHSYHKLHPKYYRPFEVKERIGLVAYRIQLPDSWRIYSVFHVSCLKKCLGKKAALILVLPQVIEDGMVHADPVAMLQRRMYKKGNVAVVQLLIQ from the coding sequence ATGGTTTATGGGTATCCATCACCACACTTAGTTTCTTATGAAGTGGGGAAAGCAAAGTTGGAAGTGGTGGAACAAGGACTATTGGCCAGGAATAAGTTGTTATCCATGCTCAAATCCAATTTAGTGGTGACTCAGAATAGAATGAAGTTGCAGGCTGATAAACATAAGAGTGAGAGGGAGTTTGAGGTTGGTGATTGGGTCTATTTGAAATTGGTGCCATATCAACTGCAATTCCTTGCTTCTCATTCATACCACAAGCTGCATCCTAAGTACTATAGACCATTTGAAGTGAAGGAAAGAATTGGTCTAGTGGCTTACAGGATTCAATTGCCTGATAGTTGGAGGATCTATTCTGTTTTCCATGTTAGTTGCTTGAAAAAATGTTTGGGAAAGAAGGCTGCTTTGATTCTAGTATTACCACAGGTCATTGAAGATGGAATGGTTCACGCAGATCCTGTAGCAATGTTGCAGCGAAGAATGTATAAGAAGGGAAATGTTGCAGTAGTGCAACTGTTGATTCAATAG